The sequence CACCCATTGCCCTTGATAACGCAGCCCCCAATGCAGATGAGGCCCAGTGGTACGTCCTGTCATGCCTACTCGCCCAATGCGCTCACCAGAAACCACAACTTGTCCTTGAAAAATCTGGATACCACCATCGCGATCAATCAAGTAGCGCTGTCCCCTAGATACCTCAACTCGTCCCTGCATGTGGCAATAGATATGCTCCCATGTGTCTGAGACAACAATAACTGATGTTCCACAATTTCCGTCATCCGAAACTTGCACAACCGTCCCTGTCCACCAATTGCGTACATAGCTGCCCATGGGCGCTGCCATATCTAAACCGTGGTGAAATTCGCGACGATAGGAGCCATCAGGAGCCTGACGATAACCAAACGGCGATGTGTATTGCTGAAAGTTTTCCACCGGAAACGATGCGCCTTGCCAGTTACTGCCAGTAGCTACAGCATTGGCAACCAGTTGGGCTTGC comes from Cyanobacteriota bacterium and encodes:
- a CDS encoding M23 family metallopeptidase produces the protein QAQLVANAVATGSNWQGASFPVENFQQYTSPFGYRQAPDGSYRREFHHGLDMAAPMGSYVRNWWTGTVVQVSDDGNCGTSVIVVSDTWEHIYCHMQGRVEVSRGQRYLIDRDGGIQIFQGQVVVSGERIGRVGMTGRTTGPHLHWGLRYQGQWVDPALVLRAMYSQQVSAQAAQPPRSASSNLQ